A region of Pyxidicoccus parkwaysis DNA encodes the following proteins:
- a CDS encoding CHASE2 domain-containing protein: protein MTPLPAPPSGTADPRRPRTALWRTLGALVGLTMAVVTAASGGAPGFLERALYDTAVSRWLPGVPKSGDLVLVEVDDRTLAALGERWPLSRSTWARVFRALAAQRPAAVAVDVVFDQPGPRDALELGEDVLQALQDSGLAAQPAGAALVARLETRLHEEDGDARLAEALSEGQGVILGAAALTTDVPVMAPMEGGAPGEPLALPLPVESLRLQTPAVAGSIAPLRLAARGSGTLNMLVDGDGVIRRYPYAVNVAGRAWPSLALATALQLMPERSASLLKLAALDHGAPLMRLPAPDWLPRVSLADVLAAEPGSVGLDLALRGKTVFVGVTATGLHGQSTLPGQVAVPGVEIHAFALDNLRTGRLLRASGMVALTGVLETAVVLLAFALLCRRARSMRAVLGWALLLGVLHGVLVGWMAADPGWVVPLVPAWVGLLLMLVVDAVARGEELGRQRSALRRLFARYPQARPSSPE, encoded by the coding sequence ATGACGCCCCTTCCCGCTCCGCCTTCCGGCACTGCCGACCCCCGACGTCCCCGCACCGCGCTGTGGCGGACGCTGGGGGCGCTGGTGGGGCTGACGATGGCGGTAGTGACGGCTGCGTCGGGCGGCGCGCCGGGCTTCCTGGAGCGCGCGCTGTATGACACGGCGGTGAGCCGGTGGCTTCCCGGCGTGCCGAAGAGCGGGGACCTGGTGCTGGTGGAGGTGGATGACCGGACGCTGGCGGCGCTCGGCGAGCGCTGGCCACTGTCCCGCTCCACGTGGGCCCGGGTGTTTCGGGCGCTCGCGGCGCAGCGGCCCGCGGCGGTGGCGGTGGACGTGGTGTTCGACCAGCCGGGGCCCCGCGATGCGCTGGAGTTGGGCGAGGACGTGCTGCAGGCGCTCCAGGACTCGGGCCTCGCCGCGCAGCCCGCGGGGGCGGCGCTGGTGGCCCGCCTGGAGACACGGCTGCACGAGGAGGACGGAGATGCGCGGCTGGCCGAGGCGCTCTCCGAGGGACAGGGCGTCATCCTCGGCGCCGCCGCGCTGACGACGGACGTGCCGGTGATGGCGCCGATGGAGGGTGGCGCTCCGGGCGAGCCCCTGGCCCTGCCCCTTCCCGTGGAGTCGCTGCGGCTCCAGACGCCAGCGGTGGCGGGGAGCATCGCGCCGCTGCGTCTCGCGGCGCGGGGCAGCGGGACGTTGAACATGTTGGTGGACGGGGACGGCGTCATCCGCCGCTATCCGTATGCGGTGAATGTGGCGGGCCGGGCGTGGCCGTCGCTCGCACTCGCCACCGCGTTGCAGCTGATGCCGGAGCGGTCCGCGTCGCTGCTCAAGCTGGCGGCGCTGGACCATGGGGCGCCGCTGATGCGACTGCCCGCGCCGGACTGGCTGCCCCGGGTGAGTCTGGCGGATGTGCTCGCGGCGGAGCCGGGCTCGGTGGGCCTGGACCTGGCGCTGCGTGGCAAGACTGTCTTCGTGGGTGTCACCGCGACGGGACTGCATGGCCAGAGCACGCTGCCCGGACAGGTGGCGGTACCGGGCGTGGAGATTCACGCGTTCGCCCTGGACAACCTCCGCACGGGGCGGTTGCTGCGCGCGTCGGGCATGGTGGCGCTGACGGGTGTGCTGGAGACAGCGGTGGTGCTGCTGGCCTTCGCGCTGCTGTGTCGCCGTGCGCGCTCGATGCGCGCGGTGCTGGGCTGGGCGCTGCTGCTCGGCGTGCTGCATGGAGTGCTGGTGGGCTGGATGGCGGCGGACCCGGGCTGGGTGGTTCCGCTGGTGCCCGCGTGGGTGGGGCTGCTGCTGATGCTGGTGGTGGACGCCGTGGCGCGCGGCGAGGAGTTGGGCCGGCAGCGAAGCGCCCTGCGCCGGCTGTTCGCTCGCTATCCCCAGGCACGGCCCTCATCGCCGGAGTAG
- a CDS encoding FecR family protein — protein sequence MRTAPWMMALVLLASPALAADAGEPCGGLRFTGGRIETGRPLAPKGPETTACLQHVAEALKARPAIRSVTVAARVPDVERLEGQGLAVAKAAAEVLVAAGVPRTRVSAVAPPSTPGEPGQLQLAYVERPTQPAVARVRAASGDVSAGPAPAELRPRTVGDALYSGELFDTGSGARAELVLADGSSVRVMEGSLVRLGTVELMANLKRKVELELLRGTLETAAAPGGEGSVFEVRTRSAVAGVRGTQFRVTAQEDGTHRLETLEGKVSLIAKKGDLDVVAGYGSRALPDSAPEPVRPLLVAPTLADPRGGTFQAAPKLSWWTVPGAKTYRVELARTADFAAGVQSYKAEGTEMDVPGSREGKWFWRVLAVDADGFVGFPSKIFAFDVRP from the coding sequence ATGCGGACTGCTCCGTGGATGATGGCCCTGGTGCTGCTCGCCTCCCCTGCCCTCGCGGCGGATGCCGGAGAGCCGTGTGGAGGCCTGCGCTTCACGGGCGGGCGCATCGAGACGGGCCGGCCGCTCGCGCCGAAGGGCCCGGAGACGACGGCCTGTCTCCAGCACGTGGCCGAGGCGCTGAAGGCGCGGCCCGCCATCCGCTCGGTGACGGTGGCGGCGCGGGTGCCGGACGTGGAGCGGCTGGAGGGCCAGGGCCTCGCGGTGGCGAAGGCCGCGGCGGAGGTGCTGGTGGCCGCGGGCGTGCCGCGCACGCGCGTGTCCGCGGTGGCGCCACCGTCCACGCCGGGCGAGCCGGGACAGCTCCAGCTCGCGTACGTGGAGCGGCCCACGCAGCCGGCGGTGGCGCGCGTGCGGGCGGCCAGCGGTGACGTGTCCGCGGGCCCGGCTCCGGCGGAGCTGCGTCCGAGGACGGTGGGCGACGCGCTCTACTCCGGCGAGCTGTTCGACACGGGCTCGGGCGCGCGCGCGGAGCTGGTGCTCGCGGATGGCAGCTCGGTGCGGGTGATGGAGGGCAGCCTGGTGCGGCTGGGCACCGTGGAGCTGATGGCGAACCTGAAGCGCAAGGTGGAGCTGGAGCTCTTGCGCGGCACGCTGGAGACGGCGGCGGCGCCCGGCGGCGAGGGCAGCGTCTTCGAGGTGCGCACGCGCTCCGCGGTGGCCGGCGTGCGCGGCACCCAGTTCCGCGTGACGGCGCAGGAGGACGGCACGCACCGGCTGGAGACGCTGGAAGGCAAGGTGTCGCTGATTGCGAAGAAGGGCGACCTGGACGTCGTCGCGGGGTATGGCTCGCGGGCGCTGCCGGACTCGGCGCCGGAGCCCGTGCGCCCGCTGCTGGTGGCGCCCACGCTGGCGGACCCGCGCGGCGGCACCTTCCAGGCCGCGCCCAAGCTGTCGTGGTGGACGGTGCCGGGAGCGAAGACGTACCGCGTGGAGTTGGCGCGCACGGCGGACTTCGCCGCGGGCGTGCAGTCCTACAAGGCCGAGGGCACGGAGATGGACGTGCCGGGCTCTCGCGAGGGCAAGTGGTTCTGGCGGGTGCTGGCGGTGGACGCGGACGGCTTCGTCGGCTTCCCGTCGAAGATCTTCGCCTTCGACGTCCGGCCCTGA
- a CDS encoding OmpA family protein: MAVLGLVLALTVPAGVALAQPAASQAIDVQQYKPGPGAFDVLGLHGARVGPHLGWNLGLSLNFADDPLNLLDPRQDTFVYRIVDSQLTMDLMGAVALYDRLEVGVSLPVSTTTSEPAGAVAPSLANGVSATGVGDLRLVPKVRLLSTEQGLHLAVVAPVTLPTAGGSKYLGADGLTFQPRLVAEWAGTSLRLLANVGVNLRRTAQLRNLRVGNELAYGVGAEVPLTQALSAEASLAGALGLKESNTEERPLELLAALKYRFQQQGLAAHVGAGPGLTRGYGTPGFRVLAGLAWTPSPAPASGKPVAQTTCALGPEDFDGFQDDDGCLDPDDDGDGILDGPDVCPGEAETFNGYQDEDGCPDDPNAWKPVATNSQPVEPPAPLKLPPPAVVDSDGDGLVDTEDRCPNAAEDVDGFEDGDGCPDPDNDRDGVADAVDACPLEAEVINGVKDDDGCPDKGQSQVRVEGSRIVILDKVYFATGKDVILARSHPLLKQVASVLKANPQLQLVRVEGHTDDQGSDEKNLDLSQRRANNVRAFLVKEGILPVRLEAVGYGETKPVDTNETAKGRENNRRVEFNIVKVAESSAAEGTP, encoded by the coding sequence GTGGCGGTGCTGGGCCTGGTGCTGGCACTGACGGTGCCCGCTGGAGTTGCGCTGGCCCAGCCCGCGGCATCTCAAGCCATCGACGTGCAGCAGTACAAGCCGGGCCCGGGCGCGTTCGACGTGCTCGGCCTGCACGGCGCGCGCGTGGGGCCGCACCTGGGATGGAACCTGGGGCTGTCGCTCAACTTCGCGGATGATCCGCTCAACCTGCTGGACCCGCGCCAGGACACGTTCGTCTACCGCATCGTCGACAGCCAGTTGACGATGGACCTGATGGGCGCCGTCGCGCTCTACGACAGGTTGGAAGTGGGCGTGTCGCTGCCCGTATCCACCACCACGTCCGAGCCGGCGGGCGCCGTCGCCCCCAGCCTCGCCAACGGCGTGAGCGCGACGGGCGTGGGTGACTTGCGGCTGGTGCCCAAGGTGCGGCTGCTCTCGACGGAGCAGGGCCTGCACCTGGCCGTGGTGGCGCCGGTGACGCTGCCCACGGCGGGAGGCTCGAAGTACCTCGGCGCGGACGGGCTGACCTTCCAACCCCGGCTGGTGGCCGAGTGGGCCGGCACGTCGCTGCGCCTGCTGGCCAACGTGGGCGTCAACCTGCGGCGCACGGCGCAGCTGCGCAACCTGCGCGTGGGCAACGAATTGGCGTACGGCGTGGGCGCGGAGGTGCCGCTGACGCAGGCCCTGTCCGCGGAGGCGTCGCTGGCGGGCGCGCTGGGGCTGAAGGAGTCGAACACGGAGGAGCGCCCGCTCGAATTGCTCGCCGCGCTGAAGTACCGCTTCCAGCAGCAGGGGCTCGCCGCGCACGTGGGCGCGGGGCCGGGCCTCACGCGCGGCTACGGCACACCGGGCTTCCGCGTGCTCGCGGGGCTGGCGTGGACGCCCTCCCCGGCTCCCGCGTCCGGCAAGCCCGTGGCGCAGACGACGTGCGCGCTGGGGCCCGAGGACTTCGACGGCTTCCAGGACGACGACGGCTGCCTGGACCCGGACGATGACGGCGACGGCATCCTCGACGGGCCGGACGTGTGCCCCGGCGAGGCGGAGACGTTCAACGGCTACCAGGACGAGGACGGCTGTCCGGATGACCCGAACGCGTGGAAGCCGGTGGCCACGAACAGCCAGCCCGTGGAGCCGCCCGCGCCGCTGAAGCTGCCGCCTCCCGCGGTGGTGGACTCGGACGGCGACGGCCTGGTGGACACGGAGGACCGGTGCCCGAACGCGGCCGAGGACGTGGACGGCTTCGAGGACGGCGACGGCTGCCCGGACCCGGACAATGACCGCGACGGCGTGGCGGACGCGGTGGACGCGTGCCCGCTGGAGGCCGAGGTCATCAACGGCGTGAAGGACGACGACGGGTGCCCGGACAAGGGGCAGAGTCAGGTGCGCGTGGAGGGCTCGCGCATCGTCATCCTGGACAAGGTGTACTTCGCCACCGGGAAGGACGTCATCCTCGCCAGGTCGCACCCGCTGCTGAAGCAGGTGGCATCCGTGCTGAAGGCCAACCCGCAGCTGCAGTTGGTGCGCGTGGAGGGCCACACGGACGACCAGGGTTCGGACGAGAAGAACCTGGACCTGTCGCAGCGCCGCGCCAACAACGTGCGGGCCTTCCTGGTGAAGGAGGGCATCCTCCCGGTGCGCCTGGAGGCGGTGGGCTACGGCGAGACGAAGCCGGTGGACACCAATGAGACGGCGAAGGGACGCGAGAACAACCGTCGCGTCGAGTTCAACATCGTGAAGGTCGCCGAGTCCTCGGCGGCGGAAGGGACGCCGTGA
- a CDS encoding response regulator, translated as MSRNLLIVDDESSLCWVLGQFFASAGYRVDSAQALDEALDLMTTGRYDLVISDLRLSGTQSEEGLLLADFVRRFSPDTRVVLLTAFASQDLTEKARGLGVDLVLPKPQPLPALARHVSQLLTPEP; from the coding sequence GTGTCCAGGAACCTCCTGATCGTCGATGACGAGTCGTCCCTGTGCTGGGTGCTGGGACAGTTCTTCGCCAGTGCGGGCTACCGGGTGGACTCGGCGCAGGCCCTGGACGAGGCGCTCGATTTGATGACGACCGGCCGCTATGACCTCGTCATCAGCGACTTGCGGCTGTCAGGGACGCAGTCCGAGGAGGGGCTGTTGCTGGCGGACTTCGTGCGTCGCTTCTCGCCGGACACGCGGGTGGTGCTGCTCACCGCCTTCGCGTCGCAGGACCTGACGGAGAAGGCGCGCGGACTGGGAGTGGATCTGGTACTGCCCAAGCCACAACCACTGCCGGCGCTGGCCCGGCACGTGTCGCAACTCCTCACGCCGGAGCCTTGA
- a CDS encoding sigma-54-dependent transcriptional regulator, with protein sequence MTRTRILLVDDEPGIRLGMRGFLTAHGFDVDEATSIAEAQEAFRTTRPDAAVVDYRLPDGTALQLLPRLKELDASVPLVVLTGHGSIELAVQAVKEGAEQFLTKPVELSVLKVVLERLVAQRRERQRQLADRASTVRAATVNPFLGTSAAIRSLQQQAERVLQSDAPVLVTGETGSGKSVLARWLHEGGPRTDAPFVDLNCAALSKDLLDSELFGHEKGAFTGAVSAKQGLLEVADQGTLFLDEIGDMDVAVQPKLLKVLEEKRFRRLGDVRDRRVDVRLIAATHQDLGAAAREKRFRSDLYFRISTLILHVPALRERPEDIPTIAQHFLEELGRARGRGAVGLLPDAEAALVRYPWPGNIRELRNVLERAMLLSGGGPLSRNDLRFEAPTDEAGAEDDLTLEELERRHIERVLRRENGHVERAAARLGIPRSSLYERLKRLGINRSGFQKSDP encoded by the coding sequence ATGACGCGCACCCGCATCCTCCTGGTGGACGACGAACCCGGCATCCGCCTGGGCATGAGGGGCTTTCTCACCGCGCACGGCTTCGACGTGGACGAGGCCACCAGCATCGCCGAGGCGCAGGAGGCCTTCCGCACCACCCGCCCGGACGCGGCCGTCGTGGATTACCGCCTGCCAGATGGTACCGCGCTGCAACTGCTACCGCGTCTCAAGGAGCTGGACGCGTCCGTGCCGCTGGTGGTGCTCACCGGCCACGGCTCCATCGAGCTGGCGGTGCAGGCCGTGAAGGAGGGCGCGGAGCAGTTCCTCACCAAGCCGGTGGAGCTGAGCGTCCTCAAGGTGGTGCTGGAGCGCCTCGTGGCACAGCGGCGCGAGCGGCAGCGGCAGCTCGCGGACCGCGCGAGCACCGTGCGCGCCGCCACTGTGAATCCCTTCCTGGGCACCAGCGCCGCCATCCGCTCCCTCCAGCAGCAGGCCGAGCGCGTGCTCCAGAGCGACGCCCCGGTGCTCGTCACCGGCGAGACGGGCAGCGGCAAGTCCGTGCTCGCGCGCTGGCTGCACGAGGGCGGCCCCCGCACGGACGCGCCCTTCGTGGACCTCAACTGCGCGGCGCTGTCCAAAGACTTGCTGGACTCGGAGCTGTTCGGCCACGAGAAGGGCGCCTTCACCGGAGCCGTCTCCGCCAAGCAGGGCCTGCTGGAGGTGGCGGACCAGGGCACCCTCTTCCTGGACGAGATTGGCGACATGGACGTGGCCGTCCAGCCCAAGCTGCTGAAGGTGCTGGAGGAGAAGCGCTTCCGCCGGCTGGGCGACGTGCGCGACAGGCGCGTGGACGTGCGCCTCATCGCCGCCACGCACCAGGACCTCGGCGCCGCCGCTCGCGAGAAGCGCTTCCGCAGCGACCTCTACTTCCGCATCAGCACCCTCATCCTCCACGTGCCCGCCCTGCGCGAGCGTCCGGAGGACATCCCCACCATCGCCCAGCACTTCCTGGAGGAGCTGGGCCGCGCGCGAGGCCGGGGCGCCGTGGGCCTGCTACCGGACGCCGAGGCCGCCCTCGTGCGGTACCCCTGGCCCGGCAACATCCGCGAGCTGCGCAACGTGCTGGAGCGCGCCATGCTGCTGTCCGGCGGCGGCCCGCTCTCCCGCAATGATTTGCGCTTCGAGGCCCCCACCGACGAAGCCGGCGCCGAAGACGACCTCACCCTGGAGGAGCTGGAGCGCCGCCACATCGAGCGCGTCCTGCGCCGCGAGAATGGCCACGTCGAGCGCGCCGCCGCCAGGCTCGGCATCCCCCGCTCCTCCCTTTATGAGCGGCTAAAACGTTTGGGCATCAACCGGTCCGGATTCCAGAAATCGGATCCGTAA